One window of the Hippoglossus hippoglossus isolate fHipHip1 chromosome 9, fHipHip1.pri, whole genome shotgun sequence genome contains the following:
- the homer1b gene encoding homer protein homolog 1b isoform X2: MSTITMGEQPIYSTRAHVFQIDPNTKKNWLPTSKHAVTVSYFYDSTRNVYRIISLDGTKAIINSTISPNMTFTKTSQKFGQWADSRANTVYGLGFSTEHHLAKFAEKFAEYKEAARLAKEKSQEKDMATSPSQESPAGELSSPLTPLTPPMETINGTDDICDTTPNSDSRPEPSQNALAYTHSPAMTKHWEAELEALKGNNAKLTAALLESTANVKQWKQQLAAYQEEAERLHKRVTELECQSSQSPAIKSQKTELNQTIEELENTLRDKEEEMEKLKEELENMNDLMEQKDTLTQKLEETELRSRVLEEQLAGAEQRLEENQEEQENFRKSLRTLLEMLDGKIFELTELRDTLARLIEEAS, encoded by the exons ATGTCAACCATAACAATGGG GGAGCAGCCCATCTACAGCACGAGGGCCCACGTCTTCCAGATTGACCCCAACACCAAGAAGAACTGGCTGCCCACCAGCAAGCACGCTGTCACAGTCTCCTACTTCTACGACAGCACGCGCAACGTCTATCGCATCATAAGCCTGGACGGCACCAAG GCAATAATCAACAGCACCATCAGTCCCAACATGACGTTCACAAAGACCTCACAGAAGTTTGGCCAGTGGGCGGACAGTCGAGCGAACACCGTCTACGGCCTGGGATTCTCCACTGAGCATCATCTAGCCAAG TTTGCAGAGAAGTTTGCGGAGTATAAAGAAGCGGCGCGGCTCGCTAAAGAGAAGAGTCAAGAGAAGGACATGGCCACGTCTCCTTCTCAG GAGTCTCCGGCTGGTGAGCTCTCGTCACCTTTGACACCACTGACCCCGCCCATGGAAACCATCAATGGCACAGATGACATCTGCGACACGACTCCCAACTCAGACAGTCGCCCGGAGCCATCACAGAACGCACTGGCctacacacacag CCCCGCCATGACAAAACATTGGGAGGCTGAGCTGGAGGCACTAAAGGGGAACAATGCCAAACTAACGGCAGCTCTGCTGGAGTCCACAGCCAACgtcaaacagtggaaacaacaaCTGGCTGCCTACCAGGAGGAGGCCGAGAGACTACACAAACGG GTGACGGAGCTCGAGTGCCAGAGCAGCCAATCCCCAGCGATCAAATCCCAGAAGACTGAACTCAACCAAACCATAGAGGAACTGGAGAATACGCTAAGGGATAaagaagag GAAATGGAAAAGTTAAAAGAAGAATTGGAAAACATGAATGACCTGATGGAGCAGAAAGACACCCTTACTCAGAAACTTGAG GAGACCGAGCTGCGCAGTCGggtgctggaggagcagctggcgGGTGCTGAGCAGCGGCTGGAGGAGaaccaggaggagcaggagaattTCAGAAAGAGCCTGCGGACGCTGCTGGAGATGCTGGACGGCAAGATCTTCGAGCTGACGGAGCTCAGAGACACCTTGGCCCGGCTCATAGAGGAGGCCAGCTAG
- the homer1b gene encoding homer protein homolog 1b isoform X1 gives MCELCCSSRVHSACCLCTQDYECEQWSFDSLSSRGVTMEDGELEIRLPGRSDSPVGNRRSNGGGRGFGETLVLRHKEVHHFFFVPFREQPIYSTRAHVFQIDPNTKKNWLPTSKHAVTVSYFYDSTRNVYRIISLDGTKAIINSTISPNMTFTKTSQKFGQWADSRANTVYGLGFSTEHHLAKFAEKFAEYKEAARLAKEKSQEKDMATSPSQESPAGELSSPLTPLTPPMETINGTDDICDTTPNSDSRPEPSQNALAYTHSPAMTKHWEAELEALKGNNAKLTAALLESTANVKQWKQQLAAYQEEAERLHKRVTELECQSSQSPAIKSQKTELNQTIEELENTLRDKEEEMEKLKEELENMNDLMEQKDTLTQKLEETELRSRVLEEQLAGAEQRLEENQEEQENFRKSLRTLLEMLDGKIFELTELRDTLARLIEEAS, from the exons ATGTGTGAACTCTGCTGTAGTTCAAGGGTTCATTCAGCTTGTTGTCTTTGTACACAAGACTATGAGTGTGAGCAGTGGTCCTTTGACAGCCTCTCTTCCCGTGGTGTAACTATGGAGGATGGCGAGTTGGAAATCCGGTTGCCAGGGCGATCTGACTCCCCTGTGGGCAACAGGAGGTCCAATGGCGGCGGCCGCGGGTTTGGTGAGACGTTGGTGCTGCGGCACAAAGAGGTTCACCACTTTTTCTTCGTCCCCTTCAGGGAGCAGCCCATCTACAGCACGAGGGCCCACGTCTTCCAGATTGACCCCAACACCAAGAAGAACTGGCTGCCCACCAGCAAGCACGCTGTCACAGTCTCCTACTTCTACGACAGCACGCGCAACGTCTATCGCATCATAAGCCTGGACGGCACCAAG GCAATAATCAACAGCACCATCAGTCCCAACATGACGTTCACAAAGACCTCACAGAAGTTTGGCCAGTGGGCGGACAGTCGAGCGAACACCGTCTACGGCCTGGGATTCTCCACTGAGCATCATCTAGCCAAG TTTGCAGAGAAGTTTGCGGAGTATAAAGAAGCGGCGCGGCTCGCTAAAGAGAAGAGTCAAGAGAAGGACATGGCCACGTCTCCTTCTCAG GAGTCTCCGGCTGGTGAGCTCTCGTCACCTTTGACACCACTGACCCCGCCCATGGAAACCATCAATGGCACAGATGACATCTGCGACACGACTCCCAACTCAGACAGTCGCCCGGAGCCATCACAGAACGCACTGGCctacacacacag CCCCGCCATGACAAAACATTGGGAGGCTGAGCTGGAGGCACTAAAGGGGAACAATGCCAAACTAACGGCAGCTCTGCTGGAGTCCACAGCCAACgtcaaacagtggaaacaacaaCTGGCTGCCTACCAGGAGGAGGCCGAGAGACTACACAAACGG GTGACGGAGCTCGAGTGCCAGAGCAGCCAATCCCCAGCGATCAAATCCCAGAAGACTGAACTCAACCAAACCATAGAGGAACTGGAGAATACGCTAAGGGATAaagaagag GAAATGGAAAAGTTAAAAGAAGAATTGGAAAACATGAATGACCTGATGGAGCAGAAAGACACCCTTACTCAGAAACTTGAG GAGACCGAGCTGCGCAGTCGggtgctggaggagcagctggcgGGTGCTGAGCAGCGGCTGGAGGAGaaccaggaggagcaggagaattTCAGAAAGAGCCTGCGGACGCTGCTGGAGATGCTGGACGGCAAGATCTTCGAGCTGACGGAGCTCAGAGACACCTTGGCCCGGCTCATAGAGGAGGCCAGCTAG
- the homer1b gene encoding homer protein homolog 1b isoform X3: protein MSTITMGEQPIYSTRAHVFQIDPNTKKNWLPTSKHAVTVSYFYDSTRNVYRIISLDGTKAIINSTISPNMTFTKTSQKFGQWADSRANTVYGLGFSTEHHLAKFAEKFAEYKEAARLAKEKSQEKDMATSPSQESPAGELSSPLTPLTPPMETINGTDDICDTTPNSDSRPEPSQNALAYTHREQFKTCRVCSF from the exons ATGTCAACCATAACAATGGG GGAGCAGCCCATCTACAGCACGAGGGCCCACGTCTTCCAGATTGACCCCAACACCAAGAAGAACTGGCTGCCCACCAGCAAGCACGCTGTCACAGTCTCCTACTTCTACGACAGCACGCGCAACGTCTATCGCATCATAAGCCTGGACGGCACCAAG GCAATAATCAACAGCACCATCAGTCCCAACATGACGTTCACAAAGACCTCACAGAAGTTTGGCCAGTGGGCGGACAGTCGAGCGAACACCGTCTACGGCCTGGGATTCTCCACTGAGCATCATCTAGCCAAG TTTGCAGAGAAGTTTGCGGAGTATAAAGAAGCGGCGCGGCTCGCTAAAGAGAAGAGTCAAGAGAAGGACATGGCCACGTCTCCTTCTCAG GAGTCTCCGGCTGGTGAGCTCTCGTCACCTTTGACACCACTGACCCCGCCCATGGAAACCATCAATGGCACAGATGACATCTGCGACACGACTCCCAACTCAGACAGTCGCCCGGAGCCATCACAGAACGCACTGGCctacacacacag GGAGCAGTTTAAGACTTGTCGGGTCTGCTCTTTCTGA
- the tent2 gene encoding LOW QUALITY PROTEIN: poly(A) RNA polymerase GLD2 (The sequence of the model RefSeq protein was modified relative to this genomic sequence to represent the inferred CDS: inserted 2 bases in 2 codons; deleted 4 bases in 3 codons): MFPRGAAPRGRSAHSHGPYPPPPVPRYYDYNHQRPAAANSFNVPGLERYPXYEWKSPPSTSQVXPSVQQPQSTGASKRQNEEYSPHVVKRQRLDSSTHPKTGSTSVRYPPRPCRPDQVFAGSSQSSFSGFHPSPQPNPWPEVPPVPENPIRLQTYDKDKLSTQMVELFEACQQQLSDLTWKEMCRARLQQDIQRVYAARLYLTGSSMSGFGCRSSDADLCLGLQVQKRPDAIMCSLYCKSCLKTLPYVERTQLIRAKVPILRFKEKDSNLEFDLNINNITGIRNTFLLRSYAYADLRIKPMILVIKKWARHHQINDASKGTLSSYTLVLMTLHYLQTLNEPVLPSLQRDHPECFNPFMDIDMVPEGPKNIPPFISRNQSSLGDLLLGFLKYYATNFRWDKHVISVREARAFPKNNSKEWRNKYICVEEPFERNNVARAVHEKIKFDFIKDQFAESFRILRERKDLDSILPVSAIINRESAVRR, from the exons ATGTTCCCCCGCGGCGCTGCTCCGAGGGGCCGCTCAGCCCACAGCCACGGCCCGTACCCGCCACCTCCAGTGCCCCGATACTATGATTACAACCACCAGAGGCCGGCAGCAGCCAACAG CTTTAATGTTCCTGGTCTAGAGAGGTACC CATATGAATGGAAATCCCCACCATCTACCTCTCAGG GCCCCTCTGTACAGCAGCCTCAGAGCACAGGCGCAAGTAA GAGGCAGAACGAGGAATACAGCCCCCATGTCGTGAAACGCCAACGCCTCGACTCCTCTACCCACCCAAAGACAGGGTCCACTTCAGTTCGATACCCTCCCCGTCCTTGTCGTCCAGACCAAGTGTTTGCTGGGTCCTCGCAATCGTCCTTC TCTGGTTTTCATCCCAGCCCACAGCCCAACCCCTGGCCTGAGGTGCCTCCTGTCCCAGAAAACCCCATCCGCCTGCAGACCTATGACAAGGACAAG CTGAGCACTCAGATGGTGGAGCTGTTTGAGGCGTGTCAGCAGCAACTTTCAGATCTGACCTGGAAGGAGATGTGCAGAGCTCGGCTGCAGCAAGACATACAGCGAGTCTATGCAG CACGACTTTACTTAACTGGATCTTCCATGAGTGGATTTGGCTGCCGCAGCAGTGATGCC GATCTGTGTCTGGG CCTTCAGGTTCAA aaaAGACCTGATGCTATTATGTGCTCTCTGTACTGCAAAAGCTGTTTAAAAACACTCC CTTATGTAGAAAGGACACAGCTAATCAGAGCCAAAGTGCCAATCCTCAGGTTCAAAGAAAAAGACAG TAATCTGGAGTTTGATCTAAATATCAACAACATAACGGGCATCAGAAACACATTCCTTCTGAGGAGTTACGCTTATG CTGATCTCAGGATAAAGCCCATGATTCTCGTCATCAAGAAGTGGGCACGGCATCACCAAATCAATGATGCCAGCAAAGGAACATTAAGCAGCTACACACTGGTGCTTATGACCCTGCACTACCTGCAAA CTCTTAATGAACCGGTCCTTCCTTCTCTGCAGAGGGACCACCCA GAGTGTTTCAATCCCTTCATGGACATCGACATGGTTCCAGAGGGACCCAAAAACATCCCCCCCTTCATCTCTAGAAACCAGTCTTCTCTAGGAGACCTGCTTCTGGGCTTTCTTAAATACTATGCCACAAACTTCAG GTGGGACAAGCATGTGATCTCTGTTAGAGAGGCCAGAGCTTTTCCCAAGAACAACTCCAAAGAGTGGAGAAACAAATACATATGTGTGGAAG agCCATTTGAAAGAAATAACGTTGCCAGAGCAGTCCATGAGAAGATCAAGTTTGACTTCATCAAAGATCAGTTTGCAGAG tCATTTCGGATCCTCCGTGAGAGGAAGGACCTGGACTCGATCCTCCCAGTCAGCGCCATCATTAATAGAGAGTCTGCAGTCAGGAGATGA